DNA from Kitasatospora acidiphila:
TCGTACGAGGTGTCGGCCGAGGACTCGCCGCCGCCGTAGCTGTTGGAGACGAACTTGGCGCCCAGCTTGACGGCCTCGTTCACGCTGGCACCCAGGTTGGTCATGCTGGCGGTGTTGGCCTCGACCAGGATGATGTGGGCATTGGGCGCGATCGCCGAGACCATGTCGAGGTCGAGCGATATCTCGCCGGCCCAACCGGAGTTGCTGGCGGGCAGCCTGCTGGTGCTGCCGGTCTGACTGACCTTCTTGAAGCAGCCGTTGGCGGTGGTGCAGGCCGGCAGGCCGAACTGCGAGCGGTAGACGGCCAGATCGGACTCCGCGTTGGGGTCGTTGTAGGCGTCCACGATGGCGATGGTCTGCCCGGCACCGCCGTTGGCCGGCAGGTTGTAGGCGCTGATCAGGTCGCTCGGGCCGAAGCCGGACGGGGTGGCGTTGGGGGTGACGCCGAGCGCGTGGACGTGCTGGGCGGCGTTGGTGACCTTCAGCGCGTTGCACGCCATGGTGTCACCGGCCGCGAGGGTGGCGCACGAGCGGATCCAGGAGGTCCCGCCCTTGGTGTAGACGGTCGCGGGGGCCGCGTTGGCGGGCGCGGCGGTCGCGGCCAGCGTCGCGGTGGCGAGCGCCGCGGTACCGGTGAGGGCGACGGCGAGGCGACGGATCCGGGCGCTGGCGGGGGAGCTGAACAACGAACTGCCTCCTGAGGTGGGGGAACCGGGGGCACTGCGCATGACGCGTCCA
Protein-coding regions in this window:
- a CDS encoding S53 family peptidase — translated: MRSAPGSPTSGGSSLFSSPASARIRRLAVALTGTAALATATLAATAAPANAAPATVYTKGGTSWIRSCATLAAGDTMACNALKVTNAAQHVHALGVTPNATPSGFGPSDLISAYNLPANGGAGQTIAIVDAYNDPNAESDLAVYRSQFGLPACTTANGCFKKVSQTGSTSRLPASNSGWAGEISLDLDMVSAIAPNAHIILVEANTASMTNLGASVNEAVKLGAKFVSNSYGGGESSADTSYDTTYFNHPGVAITASAGDSAYGAQYPASSPYVTAVGGTALKRDSSARGWSESVWSTSSTEGTGSGCSAYESKPTWQTDSGCAKRTVADVSAVADPATGVAVYQTYGASGWSVYGGTSASSPIIAGVYADAGAPTVAIPAADAYAHPGALNDVTSGSNGTCSPSYLCTAGAGYDGPTGLGTPNGLAAFTG